One window of the Labeo rohita strain BAU-BD-2019 chromosome 9, IGBB_LRoh.1.0, whole genome shotgun sequence genome contains the following:
- the arl4cb gene encoding ADP-ribosylation factor-like 4Cb: MGNSFSNISAFQSLHIVMLGLDSAGKTTVLYRLKFNEFVNTVPTIGFNTEKIKLSNGTAKGISCHFWDVGGQEKLRPLWKSYSRCTDGIIYVVDSVDVDRLEEAKTELHKVTKFAENQGTPLLVIANKQDLPKSLSVADIEKQLALQELTPATTYHIQPACAIIGEGLHEGMDKLYEMIVKRRKSLKQKKKR, from the coding sequence ATGGGGAACAGTTTCTCCAACATATCTGCGTTTCAGTCCCTCCATATAGTGATGCTTGGCTTGGACTCCGCAGGGAAAACCACGGTCCTTTACAGACTGAAATTCAACGAGTTTGTCAACACCGTGCCTACAATAGGATTCAACACGGAAAAAATCAAGCTGAGTAACGGCACTGCCAAAGGAATAAGCTGTCATTTTTGGGACGTTGGTGGCCAGGAGAAACTCCGGCCCTTGTGGAAATCTTACAGTAGGTGCACGGATGGCATTATTTATGTAGTGGACTCTGTAGACGTGGATCGACTGGAGGAGGCCAAGACGGAGCTGCATAAAGTCACCAAATTCGCTGAAAACCAAGGAACGCCGCTCTTAGTCATAGCTAATAAACAGGACCTGCCGAAATCTCTGTCTGTGGCGGATATAGAGAAACAGCTGGCGCTCCAGGAGCTCACGCCTGCCACCACGTACCACATCCAGCCGGCCTGTGCCATCATCGGCGAGGGGCTTCACGAAGGCATGGACAAACTGTACGAAATGATAGTCAAACGACGAAAAAGCCTCAAGCAGAAGAAAAAGCGATAA